In Capricornis sumatraensis isolate serow.1 chromosome 2, serow.2, whole genome shotgun sequence, the DNA window CTCTGCCCTCAGGTTAGCAGGATAGATACAGCAATTCCAGGCCTCACAGTAGGACTTCATGTCATACCAATAGGGTTTTCTCCTCCTGATGTGTCTCACTTaactactgctgtgtaacaagttGTCACAGAACTTGGcagtttaaaatgacattttaactgGAAAGGCTTTGCTGGTGGTTCTGGCAGAAGGTCTCTCATGAGGTTATTGCCAAGCTATTGACCAAGGCTGGAGTCCCCTGAAGGCTTAACTGCGGCTGGAGGATCCACTCCCAAGTTGATTCGTGTGGCTGTTGGCAGGAGGCTTTGATGCCTCCATAGGTGGGCCTCTCCATAAGGCTGTTTCCTAGTGTAGTGCTTGCTGTCTTCCTCCAGAGTGAGAAAGCAACTGAGTCAGAAGCTGCAGTGTCTTTTAAGACCTAATCTCAGACATGGCCCATCACCACTGCCACTGTATCCTATCATCACTCAGCCCAGCCTTGGTCCTACATGACAAGGAGCTACATAGGGTGTGAACACTAGGGGGCGGGAGACACTGGGAGGTCACCTTAGAGGCTGGCTCCCacctggtgtttttctttcagagtgaggaaaaaaaaaaaaatgagggaagGTTTTCTTTGTATCTGCTGGCAGATACCTAAACCTACCTAAACCAATCACTCGCAAGGCGGGTGGGACCAGCAATTGCAATCCTGATGCACCCCTGGGCTTAGGAGCCACCTCTGCTGAAGAACACAGTGGGATCCAAGAGGAAGACTGCCGCCTACACAAAATCAGGGCTCTGGGATGAGGAAGGGGCAATGGGAATGGATGTTGAGAGAGCTCCTGTGTCTCTGATGCTCACTGCTAGACTGTCAACTGCAAGAGAACAGAGACCCATGTCTTTTCTCCCTCCTTGCATCCCTGGCATAGAGCTCATTGCCTAGTATAGAGTAGATGTAACcatttttgttaaatgaatgaatgaaagacaaaATGGAAGACTGCCAGAAGACTTCTGGGACTGGTTACCAGGTAGGGCTGGATATCCGCAGGCCACCGGGTCCTCAAGTTCTTCTTAGAATTCAGGAGGatgcctgctccccaccccactgccaGCCCTAAGGACAGACGGGACTGGCAGAATTATTCTCACTTTATTTCTGGAGAAATTTGATCAGATGCAGTAACACTGATTCCAGGCGAGGGCAGGGGGCACGGGTACCCCTAAAGCAACCAATATCCTGTGGCCCAAGGTGCCCCCCATCCCTAGACCTGGGTTCCCCCTCAGTTACAGTTAAATAGAGGGAGGAAGCTCTCCCCAGGGAGTCTTGGGAGGGTCTGCCTCCTGCACCCACCCCCTCCATGCCGAGGGGTCTGAGCACAAGCTATTTACAGTATTCACATCCACTGTACCCCACCAAACCAAGGCAAATACTACAGGTGGCTCTTCCCCATGGGAGGAAGCCAGAGAGgctgtgagtgtatgtgtgtgtatgggggggtgTCCGCGCGTGTGAGCACACGAATGCACTGAGGGGCAGGGTCTGGCTCCAGCCAAAGAGACATCAGTCTATAAGGTGCAGATTAAAAATAACAGACAGGACCCAACCCCCAGGGGCCCAGGCCACTTCCGGCTTTGTTCTGTCTTCTTCTCGTCCAGACACCCTGGTAGATGATGCAGAGGAGCCCTCATAGCTGTGCCTGGATCCGAGGCAGCCCCTTAAAGGACTTCTGGGGGAAAAAGCAGGAGGGAGAACAGTCAGGGCAAACCAGGCTCCAAGCCCAGAACCAGGCGGGggcggtgtgtgtgggggggtgtctTCTCGGTAGAGCTTGAGAGAGCCTCTGATGCAGTTGGGAGAAGAAAGGGCTGGACGGAGGAGGAGCTAGAGATGCGGGCTGGGAGAAAGGGATCCCCACCTGTGACCTGCGGGGgctgcaccacagctttcttgagGAAGGCTTCTGCCTCTGCGAAGGGCAGGAGAGCCTCTGGCGTCCGGCCCAGACTCTTGTCCCCAGAGGGTCCCTTAGGGGAGAAGCCGTTCTCCTGGTGCGCTGGCAGAGGCTGCAGCCCGTTCACCAGGGACCCCGACGACTCCTTGTTCGGCAGGCTGTGGATGCAGAGGCCAACGCTCAGGCCGCTCCCATTGCGGGACAGCCCAAGCGCCTACGGTCTCCAGCCTGACCCTGCCTCCCTGCTCCTGGGCCCTCGTTTGGGAGCTGGTACCTCCACTGAGGTTCCTGGGGGGACAGCTCCTCCTTCTGCAGCCCGGCGGGCCGAGCCGCCACAGCTTTCGCAGGGTCTATCCCTGGGAAGGAATGGCCATCAGTTAGGGGTCGGGGAGAGGATcgaaggctggggctggggctggagaggaggggAACAGGCCTTTACCTGGGCTGGAATTGTTGGCCATCGCCTCCTTTCTGTCCTGCTTCTGCTTTGAAGAGGAAAAGCAGTCAGGCTCCAGGGGATCTCTGGCCCCACCCGACTGCGCCGCTGAATTCTTCTCTCCCCTCCGCCCAGATCCTGGACAGCCTTGCTCCTCCACCCTGGATCCCTTCCTTCCTCACCGGACCTCCACTCCCAACACCGCTTTTGGGGGCATCCTGACCTTGGTTTCAGCAGCTTCTGACTTCCGAGTCCTCTTCATGATCTCCTCCAGGCGCTGTTGGGAAAGAAGCCCCATTCCTGGTTAGGCCCAAGCCGGGCCCTAATCCTCGACCTCCCACCAGCTAGCCCTGGTCCTGGAGTCTCGGGGGCCCTTCTAGCTCACACCAGTTCTTTCCAGGGCAGGAAGCAGATCTCGCCCCTGCTCCCTCTCGACCTAACCCTCTGCAACCCAAGGCAgcgccccctcccagccccactAGCCCCTCTAAAGAAATGCAGACCGAGCTGGGAGCTGGTCCCGCTCACGACTCGGCCAGCCGCTCGCAATACCTTTCTGCGCTCTTGCCGCTCCTGCTCCTCCCGCTGGAAGTGCTTTTCCCGCTCCAGACGCTGCCGCTCCGCTTCTTCTCGGGACCGAGCTTCGGCCTCCTCTTTCTGCCAAAGACCCCCCACCCCCGGGAGCTTTAGGCAGCCGGCCTCCGGCGGTCCCTTCCAGCCGGCCCCCGACCCGCCACCAGGAGGCGCCCGCGCCCTGGCCCGCGGGGGCACCTGCTTCTGCAGccgctcctgctcctcctgctcgGCCTGCGCCTTCTCCCGAGCCTCCTGCTCCTCCCGTCTTCGGGCCTCCGCCTCCCGCTCCGCCCGGGCCTCGGCCTCCCGAGCCAGCTGCTCCTCTCGCATTCGCCTGggggacacaggagactcaggttcacgCCCGGCTTCTTCTCCAGCCCCCGTAAAGGCCTCCTCGGTCCCCGAGGGCGTGCTCACTTGTCCCTTTCGGCCTGCAGCCTCCGCTCCTGTTCCTCGCGCTCCCGCTGCTCCCGGGCCTGGCGCCGCTTCTCAGCCAGGAGCCGAGTGGCCTCTTCTCGGTCCGTGGTACCAGCCATGGGTTTGCTAGGAGTCACCGggggagcaggggctgggggtgaggtcAGGACAGCTGTCTCTGGAGCGGGATCCGGGACCAGGGGTCAGCATGCACCAACCAGCACAAGCCCCTCCATcaccttccctccccccacccccatacccCTGTGCTTGCTGGACCTCAGAGCGACCCCGGTGGCCCACCCACCCAGCTTCTGCCAGCGACTCAGAGCACTGAGGTCCTGGTCTCTGGCAGGCGCCTCCTCTTCCCAACATCCACTCCCCCAGGCGTCTCTGGCAGCCCGCACCTCTGACCACCTCCCACTCACAGGCAAAGCTGGCTTCTCTGCCCTGCCCACCTTTTGgcctcttctctccctgcccaccTGCAGGGATCTCTGTGGGCTGCTCTttctggggctgggctggggtgggtgaGGGCACAGGCGAGGGAGCCGGTGAGGCTGGGGCTGCAGGCTCCCTCTCGTCACTGGCCTTGCCCTTGCTCTGGGTCTTGTCCTCAGGCCCCACCACACTGGGGCTCTCCTTTGCGTCGTCCTTCCTCCGGACTCGCCCCTTGGGTGGTGCAGTGGTGCCTCGGGGGGATGGTGGTTTTGGGGGCAGAGCATGACCTGGCCCTGGGCTGAGGCAGGGGGAGGCAGGCCTGTGCCAGGTTGTGGAGGGAGAGGATGGCCGGGCCTTGGATTTGGGactgagaggaaaaagaagagttAGAGCTCGAGGGCACAgagtgtccacacacacacacacacacacacacacacacaatacacacacttTGAGCATGTCACTTCCCTAGGGAAGTGTCCTCCCAGGTTTGGTCAGCACTCCCACCTTATATGCTCTCACACAAACATAATTTAGTGTAGATATCCCAGTTTGTAATTACATGTTCATTTGTGATTCTTTGACTCCTGTTTGTTTCCCCAAGAGCCAGTAAGATTACTAAGAGCAAGAACGAGGCCTGGTTTGGCTCAGGGAAGTGTGCTGGGCACCCAGAACACGTACCTGGCAAGACCATTCATTCGTCCAGCACATATTTCTTGAGTGCTTACCAGGCACTGGTTCTAGGTGCAAGGGTTACTTCAGTGATTAAAACactccaaaaatttaaaaaattctgctctcaaggagcttTCTTTCGAAAGgtgggttgttgtttagtcgctaagtcattttggactcttgcgaccccatggactgtagcccagcagggcTACAGActgtttctctgctgctgctgctgctgctgctaagtcacttcagtcgtgtccaactctgtgtgaccccatagatggcagcccaccaggctccccagtccctgggattctccaggcaagaacactggagtgggttgccatttccttctccaatgcatgaaagtgaaagtgaagtcgctcagtctgttcGACTAGAGCAACACATATTTATGAATGAATGGTTGGCAAATATGCACGACACATATTTATGAATGAATGGTTGGCTATCTGGCCTGGCCTTAGCAGGCCCTGCCCTATTGGGCCCACCTGTGCTCCGCGTTGCCAGCGGAGAGGCGCGGGCGCAGAGAAGCAGGCAGCGACTGGCGCTTCTTGAGGCTGCGCTCCCGGGCCAGGGCACTCTTCTCCTTCTCGTTTTCCCGCTCCTtgtccttcttctccttcttctgcaCCTGGGGAGGAGGGTTAAGGAGAGCAGGGAGAGGAGAAGCAGAGGTCAGAGGCGCCGGAGCTCCCCAGCACAAGAGCCGGGTCCCCACCTGCGCCGCCAGCCACTCACCGGCGAGGCCTCAGGCCGGAGGCGGGCCGGGGCGGGACTGCCCCCGGCGCTGGCCTTGCGGCGATCCCCGCGCTCTGCGGCGGGGGCGCAGCGGTGCCCGCTTCGGGGGGCGCTGCACGGCGTCAGCGGGCTGGCAGAGGCTGAGCGCGGGCACAGGGGCACGGCTGCGGAGGGATGACTGCGGTCGGGGCGCGGTCCACTGGTGTGGCtggcccctgccccgcccctcgAGGGGGCTCTCCCAGGGGCGCGGCCCCTACCCTGGTCCCGGCCGTTTCGGGGCAGTGTGACTGCACTGCGACTCCGtgccaggaaggagagggtgggcgtCATCAGACGGTCCACGATGCTGCTCTCCCACGGACTTAGCTGCAGGCTGCGATCTAGGGGGAGAATGCCAGTAGAAGAAGGTTATTGCGGGGCTAGAGTGAGCAAGCAGAGGCATCTGGAGACGGCCAGGTGTCATCCCCACGCAGAGCCCAAGGAGTCTCAGACTCCCTCTATTCATGGGGGTTACACTCGTCCGCCCTGGGGTCTGACCCCCACTGCAGACACAGGCAACAAGACACTTCCCATGGCAACCTCCTGCAGGGCTAGAGAGGTCCCTCCTACCGCTCTCCCCAGGTGAAAGGGCACTGAACTATGATTATAGAGAGGATACAGCCAAGGTTGGTGGGGTACCCAGTTGCCAACTTCTATGTCCCATTGTAGggctctgctcctcctgccctcagagtGCTGGCCTAGGGAGGCATCGCCCGCAACCCCCCCCTTCCACCCCCCATGGGATTTGGGACAGTGACGGCCCTTGTGCTCCTCTGACTGAGAAGAGGCCCAGCTTTTGTGTATCCCATGCCAGGGACAGGCTGCTAGGGGGCCTGGCTGCCCCAGGCCACCCTGCTCTGTCCCCTCAGCTGCTGGGTTATTTTTAAGCTTCAGTCAGGTGGGGCTGGTAACAGCAGCTGATTTCGTTGCTGGGCAACAGAGCAACCAAATAAAAGCTGGAGAAACTTATAAATAACTCCTACCATGGCCTGTTCACATGTGACATCAGGGCATGGTGGGAACGCAGGGGCTGCGCTACCCTGGTTGGCCACAAGTTTGGATCCAGCCAAGGCCATGGCTGGGGCTCTGAAGACAGAGAGGGCAGGGTTGCATGGGCCCTCCAGGGTGGAGGCAGAATAAGAGGGCTCCTGCACACACAGCACCCAGGCTCGTCGGGTACTCCCGGGCAAGGCCACCTGCCTGAGGCTGGCCTAGGCCAGCTGGCTGTGGTTGGAGATGAGGCTGCCGGCCCattcccaccctccacccccactctCATCCCCACCTGCTCTCGAGGCTCTAGCCAGGCTCTGCCTGCTGGGTCACTGCCCTCTGTTCTCCTCCCCTGTGGGGCGCACCTCTGTTCTCAGGACCCAGATCCAAATGCCGGCTCCCCCAAGGGGTGCACAACCCTAAGCGGGGTCAAGTGGGGATGGAGACCTGGGGTGTGTGAGGGCTCCTGGGACCTGAGGTTTTTGCTGAGCTCTGGAAGAGGCTACAAGGAGGGGACTACAAGGAGCTCTGGAGGAAGGAGGGCTGGACCTTCTCTTACTTCTACTGGGGGAGTTCCAGAGCGTGGCAGAGGACTTTGAGAGCCGCTTGTTGATTATAGAGTCCACGTGTTTGGGCAGGTTTACTGCCGACACGGAGCACCTGCTCCCACCTGGAGGGGAAAAGACACGGCATTAGGGCCGGGCCGGACGGGAGCCAGGGGGGGCACTGAGGCCTTCCATGCAGGATGCTCCGCGggcagggtgggagagggaggagtGGGCAGGCTAGGAAGCGGGGGAGGAGGCAGACTTGGCTCTGGAGGGGATGGGGGGGTGGGTAGGTGACCAGACAACCTGGATTGGGGGAGCCGACGGAAAAGGAACAGAGGAAGGAGATGGAATAAAACTGGAGACACTACAGCCTTCCTGGCCAGGAAGTCATTCCCTAGGGCTGGGCCCTGCAAGCCCTCCCCCGCAACCACCCAGCACTGGCACTCGCCGACACTGCCCAGCCAAGGCACTCTGGCTACAGCACCCATGGTCCTGCAGCAAATGCAGACGCTCCTAAACAGAAGGACCCACGATCAAAGGCGCTCACACAGATTTGCATATTCATAGGGACACACAAAGACAAAGAGATGCACGCACGGGCATATAGAGTGACAGGCACTTCTGCATGCACACGGTAGTGCAGACATGCACAGACAGAACAAACACAGCCACAGAGACAGGCTCAGACCCAGATGTAGACAGGCACAGAAATGTCAAAGCAACCTAATTGTACTTGTAACATTTGCTGGGTGCTtaccatgtaccaggcactgtgctgggcaccaCACACATGTTACCACCCTTGATCCTCCCAAACATCTACCTACAACCTCAGAGGCAAGTAgtactgttattcccattttacagataaagaaagtgAGAGAGCAGGAAGTCAGAGGTCACACCGCAAGGGCTAGAGCTGGGAATCCAGACCCAAATCTGACTGACTTGGGAATCCACAGTGAAGTACACAAGGCCACTCACACATCAAGATGAGCACATACTAAGACATGCAATGCACAGATCCATGAGCATATACACCAAAAGACGCACGATGAGAAATACCGAATCTCGCCATTACATAAAGACACCCAAACACAGCAGTACATACATGACAGCAAAATGTCAGACCAAAAGGCAATGATGGCCCTACGTGAAGAAAACTCAGAGACAAAAAGCTACCTTCCACGACAGGTACGTCAGGGTGatagttttctttaaatatccAGTGTCTGCAGGGTATTAAAGTGCTCTTTTCTATATCAATCAACTAATAGTAATTGACAAGAGCAAAGAAGGCTAATCTAAAAAGAGCAAACCGAATGAAGAGCACCCACCTCTGACTTGATAGTGGAAGTCCTGGGACAGGACTTGGTTCTACAGACTTGGGTTTACAGATCATTCCAGAAGACACAAGGCACACGAAGCGAGGCATACCTGCTGCAGGGAGCTGCCAGCTCCGTGCACCGAAGCTGCTCCCTTCCCCCACTTCTCAGGCCGcagcctccccctcccaccctgcaGCCCCTCCGGCCCACTCACTGGTCTTACGTCCTGGGGAGCTGTGGTGCAGGGCCCCTGCCCAGGACCAGCGCTGCTGCCGGATTTCAGCCCACGTCTTCTTCACTGACCGCTGGATGGCTGCCTCATAGCGCTCCTGGTGGGGCGGGGAccgggatgggggagaggtttgGGCTCAGAAGCTTTCCTCCTACCTGGGAGAAAGGCTCTCCCAGGACAAGGCCTCCCCCACCCCTAGAAGGCTTCCCTGACTCACGGCGGGTAACCAAGGCTACTGAGCCCTCGCTGTGACTAAAGACAGTTTGCAACAGAGCCCTTTCAACTTGTTCTTGGGGAGCTTTTCATTGTTCTTGACTCATTTCCTGAGCCTATGAGCTGTTTCTTTGAGGACCGGGTGGGACTCTCCCTGCCTGGGTCTCCCAGGGGGGGCCACTGGCTCTGAGGGTTCTGACCCTGGAGTTGGGTTTGCATTCTGCCTGAGGACTGGACCAGAGCCAGGCCACCTTTCCGTTCATTTCTTCAATAGTGCTCAAGCCAGGGCTCTCCTCACTAGGAGTTCACCTGGCGCACTCACACAGACACGTCTCTGCACACCTACACACACCCATCCAgggcatgcacacatacatgtgaTGACAGCACACGGCCACAGGCGCCTATCCTGGCACATACAGAATCAAGCACGCCTGCACAGACGCTGAGATGTGGGGCCCATGGGACCCGACTGCACATGTGAACACAGGGGTGTGTGTTCACACTGAGCCCGCAGGCAGATGTGTGCACACAGAGGCAAGCGTGCCCGGCCAGAACCCAGCACAAACGCACCTTGTTTTTCTCCAGCTTCTGCCGCTGTCGCTCCTCCAGGGCTGCCCGGCGCTGCTCGGCTTTGAGCCGCTGCTCCTCCAGCCGCCGCCGGCGCTCCTGGAGCTGCTTCTCCCGCAGTGCCTtggccttctcctccttctccagccACACTGCCTTCTTGGCcgctgcagggggtgggggaaggagccCCAGAGGTGTGAACATCTGGTAGTGCCTGGGCCCCCAAGTGTCTGCTCCGAGTGgccttgcctgttcctccagcccGGGGTGGGTCTTCCCCGCTGCCTGCCTACTGAGGAGATGCCTGTGCTCTGAGACTCCCCCGCTCAAGTTGAAGGGCATGCTGAAGGTGGGCTGGGGCCTCAGAATGAGGCCTGTTTCCCTGCCACCAGCATAGCGGTCTCTGGGCACCCGAGGAGAAGTGAGCTCTTTAGGGCCAGGTCCCTGTCTAACTTCAGGGCCTGCTGACGTATTATGATGAAGAGCATGGGGTGAGATGAGGCTTCTGGGTCTGAGTCTCAGCTACTCCAC includes these proteins:
- the MAP7D1 gene encoding MAP7 domain-containing protein 1, producing the protein MESGSRSEPGTGAAPAMAARTPPEPRPSPEGDPSPPPPPPPMSTLVPDTPPDTPPAMKNTTSPKQLPLEPESPPELVGPRPALQQEESPSSEVKTRGPTPPATGPRDARPPRRSSQPSPPAAPASDSPPTKQDVKKAGERHKLAKERREERAKYLAAKKAVWLEKEEKAKALREKQLQERRRRLEEQRLKAEQRRAALEERQRQKLEKNKERYEAAIQRSVKKTWAEIRQQRWSWAGALHHSSPGRKTSGSRCSVSAVNLPKHVDSIINKRLSKSSATLWNSPSRNRSLQLSPWESSIVDRLMTPTLSFLARSRSAVTLPRNGRDQAVPLCPRSASASPLTPCSAPRSGHRCAPAAERGDRRKASAGGSPAPARLRPEASPVQKKEKKDKERENEKEKSALARERSLKKRQSLPASLRPRLSAGNAEHSPKSKARPSSPSTTWHRPASPCLSPGPGHALPPKPPSPRGTTAPPKGRVRRKDDAKESPSVVGPEDKTQSKGKASDEREPAAPASPAPSPVPSPTPAQPQKEQPTEIPAETAVLTSPPAPAPPVTPSKPMAGTTDREEATRLLAEKRRQAREQREREEQERRLQAERDKRMREEQLAREAEARAEREAEARRREEQEAREKAQAEQEEQERLQKQKEEAEARSREEAERQRLEREKHFQREEQERQERRKRLEEIMKRTRKSEAAETKKQDRKEAMANNSSPDPAKAVAARPAGLQKEELSPQEPQWSLPNKESSGSLVNGLQPLPAHQENGFSPKGPSGDKSLGRTPEALLPFAEAEAFLKKAVVQPPQVTEVL